AGAAGTTGACGGCACCGATGAAGTGCATCGATTGTGGCGGCGAGATGCGGGTGACCGAAGTGACCTACCGCTCACTCGGTTCGATGGGCGTTCGTCCTGAACACAGACTGACCTTCTACGACAGCGGCTAAGCGATGAGACATCGAGTTGACAAGACCGCGAGAACGGAAACGTTTGCAGGAGGGCGATCGATGAAGCTATGCGCCAATCACATCCAAAGGCGTCACAGGAGCGTAAATGTCGAGGAAAAACCGCCAATCATCAATCTACCAAGTACACGGGAGGCGATTCTTGGTGCCGTAATCCGTCGCACCGCATTCGCAAACCGCACCACCGCCTGCACCTGGGCTGTCCGCGTGGAAGCAAAGCTCAAGGTGCGTTGGGTAAGCACCGGGCTTCCTGAACAAAGGACTTGAGCTTCGGCTAGGCGTTCGCAATTTTGCCTGCGACGAACGAAGTAAATCGAATCAGAAAGTGACTCAACCGTCGCGTTTACGCGAAGTCAAATCCTCATTGGTTACCACATATCGGCGTTGCGACGAGAGTACACACCGCCGCGAATGGTAACGGCGACGGCGGTTGAGATCAAAGCACATGTGGCAGCCAGGCCCGCAATCCAGTTGATGACGGGAGCGACGTTTGGGTATGAAGCCAGTGGTAGTACGATCGCGAACGTGCCAATTGCGGTCGGAATAGCCCATAGGGGAGCACGGTTTTGAATGTGGCGACAGGCCAGATAGGCACCACCGATACCGAACACCGATGCGAGTGAAAGAAAGAACACCAAAAGCCCAGCAAAATCATCAGTAGAGCCAGCCGAACGACGATGGCATACGAAGGCGATCAACGCACCTGCAACGAGCGCCAATCCGAGGTTAAGCGTTGCCGCGGTGAACATTGCCCATCGGGTAGACGGCTTCGATGCTCCGGCGTGCGCTGTTGGTTCGTACGGGTTTGGAAGCAGTGCGTGTGCTCCTGCGTGGGGTAAGGGTTGCGATGACCGAGTCCCGGCGATTGATTTTCCATTGCCAAAAGCGGCGACTCCGCGATTTCGGCTCAGCGCATGATTCCGTTCATCACTACGCAATGTGCCCAAATTCAAGATGGTCGAAATAGGTCCAGTTGATGAAAGGTTCTACTCGCCGAAATACGTCGTCGGACATGATGGTCGCAGAACCGGTCGTGTACATTGGGTGGGCAGCGAAAACATCTGGTGAAATTGGCAGTGGTGTTGGTCTGTACTTGATTGTTACATCGACCAGCGGAGCATCAGGGAATAGCTTGCGAACACTGAAAACAGGAGGCATTGATACGTGAAAGTAGGAACCCACGCGATTGTGAAGATCTGGTACGTCTGCCTGCGTGTCAATGAAGCTCATTTGTGAATCGTAGTCATCGAATCCACAAGATGGATCGTCGTTGCTGTACGGGTACTCGTAAAGTACGGCGAAAGACACTGCGTCTATTGAGATCGATTGGTGTTCGCTGAGACGTTCGGCAACTCGATCCGAGACGACTAATTCGTGTTCAGGCAGGAAATGATCAGCAATGTCGTGGATATTCTTGTGCAACCGAAGTGGAGTATCAACGTCGAATGCGAGCCGAGCGTTTTCAGCAGTCGGAAAGGTTCCTCCTAGGCTCGCTTTGCCGTGGAAGAACGAGGAGTGAATCGCGCGTATCCCGGTATTGATAAACGTCGATACTACGGATACGGCATGAAAACGCATTTGAGTGAAGGCACCTTTGTAGCGGAACGGTAGAAATCACGGGGATCGGGCAGACGGCTTGCAAGCAGACGAGAAAACGAACCACCCGTTCTCTCGTGCATTTCTTGGTTCCCCACCGTGTTACTCGCCGAACTCAGGTGATCCATTGCCATGCAGCGTATGCGACGTAGCCGATCAGTACAGTCCTCGCCGCGATCGAAATCCACGACATCCGAAGGCGCGTCTTGGTTCGGGTCACAGGAAAAGGCAGGTCACCTTTCCAGTATCGCGAGCCGTTCAATCCAAAGTGGTAAGTGTGGGAATCGGTTCGTGCAGAAAGTACGTAGCCAGGGATGCGAAGGATCGGTGAGCGAAATGATGCAAGCACCGCCTCGCGTATGTCGTCGTAACGAACGCTCCAGTCGCCGCAAATTAGACGGTCCTCAAAAAGGCGAAGTCTGGCTCGCCGAGACCTCATCCATCGCGGCCCCAGTTCTAGCTGGTCGCCATCGGCAATGATCGCCTTGGTCATGCAGCTGTGAACAGGTTGCGTCATAAATCCTCAGTCGGGGAACGGCGGCGATATGCGGGCGGCGGCGAGCGACTCAACCACTGAGCCAACGGCGACCAACGCCGCTCCGTCATCATTGCATTGTTACGAGTCGTTTAGTGTAGCGTAGCACCCGTGGGCTTGCCCGCGAGTTCGATCCGCAACGAGCTCTGCGTCACAGTCACCGATTTGACAGGCGTCGGCAGTGCCTCGCAGAGCAGGCGTTGGACCATGCCCCGCAGGGCACACTTGGCTTCAATACCAGCTTGGTCTCGTAATCGTCAGCCATCACCGGGCCGGAAAGGTTGATTGTCCATCTGAAAACCTCGCAAGCCCGGCTCCAGTGCACGGCATTGCTCTGTCCGCTATTTTCGTTTAGTGCCCGTTTGGGTTACGAAGCGGTAAGTTGGGTCGGCAGTGCCGGGAACGCCAAATCCATAGTACAGAGGATACCGACGACCCTGCGGAGCGTTAATGATGTCCTCTGTTCCAAAATAGAAAAACATGTGATTTCCCTTTGCATCCTGGGCACGATAGGCCCAAACTGACACTTTTGTCCCGACGGGCACTAAGTAGCCTTCCATTTCTTCAATGTATCCGTGGGCAATGTAGGTCAGTTCGTCTTCGTGTTTTGATCCATCCCGCCAAGTGTATTTCGCCTTGCCACTATTGATGGATGTCATGTCGGCGATTTTGAAGTAGCCAGCGGCGTTTTCATAAACATACAGTTCAGATGGACCGTTCGTCGGGTTTGGCAACGCACACGGTTTCACGTCATAATGTTTAGTGTCTACCTTGACTACCTCACGGTATTTCTCTGAGGGTGTGAATGGGCCAGACCGATCCTTTTCGGGCGCGACCTGATTCGCTTGGCCAGACGGTGTGAACTGAGCGGACGCAGGTGCTGAAAGTGTCAACATCGCTACCGTAGCGAGAATAAGCGTACTGAAAAAGGTTTGTCGCATTGAAAGCTCCTTTGCAACGGGAAATTGCTTGCACTTGCAAACGAAACGTGAAATTGGCGTAATGACAGAACGACCGCCGTCACCGGGCGGCGAGAGTAAAACTAACCATCAGAAAACGCGCTGACGCCGCTCCGGTGCACGGCATGGTTCTCCCATATCTTGGCAAGGCGAGAAGGACTCGCGTACCGTCGCCCAAACCCACGCCAGCCCAGAGTATACAGTGGACCGAGCACCCACTGGACATAGGTATTACTGTTCGGTCCGGGAAAAATTCGGTAGCGATCATTCCACGGGTAAACAGTTGGTGTGGATTCAATTCTTGTTGCGAGGTAGACGGCATCATCCGCGGTCCAACGATGAATCATGCGTCCGGGGCAGTTGCCAACGCCGGACGAAGGCCGCATCAGGTTTCGGTGCAGATGGCCCCAAGACGTTTCACATTCTGTTGCGGTTTGCCAAACCTCCCAGCGGTCCGCGGAGCGTTCGCGACAAACGACGAACCAATGATGTTCTGCAAACCGACCGAGGCCCGGAATCCGTGCCGTCCAGAGGTCAACGCTCGTGTCATGATTCGACGACATTAGTTAGGCGAACGGCAGCGATATGCGGGCGGCGTTGAGCGACCCAACCACTGAGCCAGCGACTGCTACGCCGCTCCGTCATCATTGCATTGTTATCGCCTCACCAATAACTTGCGCGTTGGTAAGCAATGCGTTTCGATGGACTGTACCATACCGAAAAGCCAGCCCCGTTGCTAGCAGTGGGGCCGTAGACTTCTGTCGCGTCGTCGAGGTGGGGCCACCGTAGGTCACCGTAACAAAGTTCATGAGATTTTTCGTCCACCAGCTCCATCGCTGACATCTCGCCGCGTTTTGCAACTGACCGGTCGCCATACTTACTCCACACTCCATCCATGTACGCGTCGAGCTGTTCTTGCGAAATCGAGAACCTCGCTCTGAATCCTTGGGCGTACTTGTTGACCGTAATATTCTGGGCGACTGAAGGCAAGTATCGCTCGACACGAAAATCATCAACCTCGTCAAACGTTTGATATTCAAAGACGCCAAATCGTTTTGCATCTAAAACGTCCATGATACTAGTGCACGATGGCACGAACGCGAGAAATGAAAGGAACATAACGCCGATAAAGGTCGGCACGCGTCGCAGTTTTGCCAGTGGGGCAGCCAGTGTGACAAGCAAAACAATCGCAAGCAAAGAGCAAGCTGTAATCTTGAACGGGATGACAATGGGCCAGAGCATCTAATTGCGATAACGGCGGCGATATGCGGGGGGCGGCGAGCGACTCAACCACTGAGCCAACGGCGACCAACGCCGCTCCGTCATCATCGCATTGTTACGAGTCGTTTAGTTTAGCGTAGTACCCGTGGGCTCGCCTGCGTCAACGATCCGCAACGAGCACTGCGTCACAGTCACCGATTGTTCAAACGTCGGACAATGCTCCGCAGGGCAGGCGTTGGTTGATGCCCCGCAGGGCAGGCGCTGGTTGCCGCTGCTCAGGCGTCGGACGATGCCCCGCAGGGCACACTTGGCTTTGCATCCACACTCGTCTTCAGTCCGGCTTGGTCTCGTAACGAGGTAATTATCGCCGGTTGGCGGGGACGTCACCCGGTGATAAGGAGCTAGTGGGGGTATTATCGCCGGTTGGACCTCCGGTTCCCTCGGTGACACGGGAAGTGTTATCGCCGGTTCGAGGGAATGTTATCGCCGGTTGGCGTCTGCTGAGTATGGGGGGGCTGGATTCTTGGGTCAAGCAAAATCCTGTACCAATTTCGGGAGTGAGACTTGATCTGTTTTGCGGACGTGCGACGAATCAGCTCGGTAATGCTGCGGCGATGCAGTACGGCGGGGAGGACGAATCCTGCCCTCGGAAGCCCCATAGCTCGCATCAAAAATGGTCGTGCAAGAGGGCGATGGTCTTCACTGGGAGACTGCGGGATTTTGGGACGGAATCTGTTCTGTGCGGTCGACTCGGCGAGTTCCGCATTTCCGTGTCGCGAGAGTGCACACCAGGCGACGTGATTGAGTTTCTCCGCGACCACCTGCGTGTCAAAACGCCAGCTTGGATGCGTCTGAACATCATTCAGTCACTGATCTGTTATCGCCGTATGCCCAGGTCGCTCCGTTTGATGACTTGAAGTCCATCCAGACGGAACTGGAAAGTTTCGCTCGTGCTGAGAGGGTCAAAGAAGAGGGACTGAGAGAATCAGGCGTGGTCACCGTTGACGAGATCCAAGACGTCACCGGTTCTATCGATCCAAGTGACAAGATGCTGTCTCCCCACGCTCTGGTGTCCCCAGACTCTGGTGGACCTGTATTCGCAAGTTGACAGTGTGGCGTGGACGAAGCCGTTCGTGGTCGACATCCAAGCGGTCGGTCACGGAGTGCCGACTTTGAAATATCTCGCTCCGTACGTGCATCGCGTTGCGATCAACGACAGCCGGATCGTGGATGTCATCGAAGAAACGATGACGTATCGAATTCGCCGCAAAGGCAATCGGATGGAAACCAAGGTGGTTCCTGGCGAAACGTTCGTCGAAAACTTCGCGCAGCACGTGCTGCCGACGAACGTCATGAAGATCCGTCACTATGGCTGGATGAGCGGTAACAGCAAGATCTCGGTTGACGAAGTGAAGTGGCTCGTATGGATCCTGTTGGGCTGGACGTTCTGGCTAGCCAGCGGCTACGCGCCGCAGCCTGAGAAGTTAACGGCACCGATGAAGTGCATCGATTGTGGCGGCGAGATGCGGGTGACCGAAGTGACCTACCGCTCACTCGGTTCGATGGGCGTTCGTCCCGAACACGGACAGACCTTCTACGACAGCGGGTACGCGATGAGGCATCGAGTTGACAAGACCGCGAGAACGGAAACGTTTGCAGGAGGGCAATCGATGAAGCGATGCGCCAATCACATCCGAAGGCGTCACAGGAGCGTGAATGTCGAGGAAAAAACCGACAATTATCAATCTGCAAAGCAGACAGGAGCCGATTCCTGGTGCCGTCATCCGTCGCACCGGATTCGCAAACCGTACCACCGCCTGCACCTGGGCTGTCCG
The DNA window shown above is from Allorhodopirellula heiligendammensis and carries:
- a CDS encoding DUF3750 domain-containing protein; the encoded protein is MSSNHDTSVDLWTARIPGLGRFAEHHWFVVCRERSADRWEVWQTATECETSWGHLHRNLMRPSSGVGNCPGRMIHRWTADDAVYLATRIESTPTVYPWNDRYRIFPGPNSNTYVQWVLGPLYTLGWRGFGRRYASPSRLAKIWENHAVHRSGVSAFSDG